A part of Desulfobacter sp. genomic DNA contains:
- a CDS encoding TAXI family TRAP transporter solute-binding subunit — protein sequence MKKLLVLGIAAFFGMVLFLGSAPVQAADQTFVTIGTGGVTGVYYPTGGAIARLVNKGRKEHGIRCSVESTGGSVYNLNTIAAGELDMGVAQSDWQYHAYNGTSKFADKGPNKDLRAIFSVHPEPFTVVARADSGIKNFMDLKGKRVNIGNPGSGQRGTMEVLMGALGWTKADFKLASELKPAEMSKALCDNKIDAYVYTVGHPSGAIKEATTSCDSVLVNVDGPVVDKLVNQYSYYRKATIPGGMYRGTDADINTFGVGATFVSSAKVPANVIYHVVKSVFENFDQFKKLHPAFANLKKEEMVKAGLSAPLHDGAVKYYKEAGLM from the coding sequence CGCCCCTGTACAGGCCGCTGATCAGACCTTTGTCACCATCGGCACAGGCGGCGTCACAGGCGTATACTACCCCACCGGCGGCGCCATTGCCCGCCTGGTCAATAAGGGAAGAAAAGAACACGGCATTCGCTGCTCCGTTGAAAGTACCGGCGGTTCCGTTTACAATTTGAATACCATCGCAGCCGGCGAACTGGACATGGGCGTCGCCCAGTCAGACTGGCAGTACCATGCGTACAACGGCACCAGCAAATTCGCAGACAAGGGCCCCAACAAGGACCTCAGAGCCATATTCAGCGTTCATCCCGAACCCTTCACTGTTGTCGCAAGGGCCGATTCTGGCATTAAAAATTTCATGGACCTTAAGGGCAAACGGGTGAACATCGGAAACCCTGGTTCCGGACAGCGCGGGACAATGGAAGTTCTCATGGGTGCTTTGGGATGGACCAAAGCCGACTTTAAACTGGCCTCTGAACTGAAGCCTGCCGAAATGTCCAAAGCCTTGTGCGACAACAAGATTGACGCCTATGTTTACACGGTGGGGCATCCCTCCGGCGCCATCAAAGAAGCCACCACCTCCTGCGACTCCGTGCTTGTCAATGTGGACGGTCCCGTGGTTGACAAATTGGTAAATCAGTACAGCTACTATCGTAAAGCCACCATCCCCGGCGGCATGTACCGCGGCACAGATGCCGACATCAACACCTTTGGTGTGGGCGCAACCTTTGTTTCCTCAGCCAAGGTGCCTGCGAATGTGATTTATCATGTCGTAAAATCCGTTTTCGAGAATTTTGACCAGTTCAAAAAACTCCATCCTGCTTTTGCCAATCTCAAAAAGGAAGAAATGGTTAAAGCCGGTCTCTCGGCTCCCCTCCATGACGGCGCCGTTAAGTACTACAAAGAAGCCGGCCTGATGTAA